One window from the genome of Calliopsis andreniformis isolate RMS-2024a chromosome 12, iyCalAndr_principal, whole genome shotgun sequence encodes:
- the LOC143185585 gene encoding uncharacterized protein LOC143185585: MDLSVKMPADIHCYRMAIRGLWLSYDHYSVETSSYQIPDLPEHLLDLWNPDIDLLDFLQQEFEERRKIWQEQAEERRLRLEEKKEILERMVNPPAPLRSDRKGKRGKKKPQSAGKQSEFETILTMVLPPQSQLLPYLPTETEILRQREEENWKETRRLLFTRCETTEVNLRKYKILGGVLHVDLVYQPPQPKDLGQETWLTTLELPKEPKFVPFSRRYIPPEPAPDAERTPEVIEAEMKALEAAMEKLPLITFKLPESVFWFEPPLVAHWLPDRKIWSTKDVHDLKYNEEKQIIAFRSGRLGVHGLAAYKFANLPFQSWELKPESGKSGRDYGGVVLNITAATIQAEFIVRVLFLYSASSYTFLLFNLDNYTRYLFYLAMDRAIKCV; encoded by the exons ATGGACTTAAGTGTTAAAATGCCAGCCGATATACATTGCTATCGCATGGCGATTCGAGGACTTTGGTTAtcttatgatcattactctgtCGAGACGAGCTCGTATCAGATACCCGATCTGCCGGAGCACTTGTTGGATCTTTGGAATCCTGATATAG ATCTACTCGACTTCCTGCAACAGGAATTCGAAGAAAGGCGTAAGATATGGCAGGAACAAGCCGAAGAGCGACGTCTAAGATTAGAAGAGAAAAAAGAGATTCTTGAGAGGATGGTGAACCCTCCTGCGCCCCTAAGGTCCGACAGAAAAGGCAAACGTGGCAAGAAAAAGCCACAATCGGCGGGCAAACAGTCTGAATTTGAGACAATTTTGACAATGGTTTTACCCCCACAGTCGCAACTACTTCCTTACTTGCCCACTGAAACGGAAATTCTTCGACAGAGAGAAG AGGAAAACTGGAAAGAGACCAGAAGGTTGCTCTTCACTCGCTGCGAGACGACAGAAGTCAATCTACGGAAATACAAAATTCTGGGAGGTGTCTTACACGTGGACCTCGTTTATCAACCCCCGCAGCCGAAAGATCTCGGGCAGGAAACTTGGCTAACTACTC TCGAATTACCAAAGGAGCCTAAGTTCGTCCCGTTCTCCAGACGTTATATACCTCCAGAGCCAGCGCCTGACGCTGAGAGAACACCAGAAGTGATAGAGGCAGAGATGAAGGCGCTGGAGGCCGCCATGGAGAAGCTCCCGCTAATTACTTTCAA GCTACCCGAATCTGTCTTTTGGTTTGAGCCACCATTAGTCGCCCACTGGCTTCCAGACAGAAAAATCTGGTCCACCAAAGATGTCCATGATCTCAAGTACAACGAGGAGAAACAGATAATCGCATTTAGAAGCGGTAGATTGGGGGTTCACGGGTTGGCTGCCTACAAATTTGCGAACCTACCGTTCCAGAGCTGGGAACTGAAGCCAGAATCAGGCAAAAGTGGTCGTGACTACGGTGGGGTGGTTCTGAATATAACAGCAGCTACCATCCAAGCAGAGTTTATAGTCAGGGTACTCTTTCTTTACTCTGCCTCGTCCTATACCTTTTTATTATTCAATCTAGACAACTACACACGATATCTCTTCTATCTCGCAATGGACAGGGCGATCAAGTGTGTTTAA